One genomic segment of Hydrocarboniclastica marina includes these proteins:
- a CDS encoding di-heme oxidoredictase family protein, with product MTRSLALLLLPLLVLSGRPVLGAETHAGFPLQTSPDTGGEGTVEQADSNAFSLPQGNLSMTKRLDFSVGNSFFRNPWVEAPASTDARDGLGPLFNTNSCQGCHLKDGRGHPPSAKAPSVSLFLRLAVPADPVVDAELLRMHGFKPAPVYGSQLQTAALPAAKPEAELVLTWQTVTEVLADGTEVELQKPQYSIENANYGPLPEDLLISPRVAPQMIGMGLLEAIPLEAIRQRADPEDADGDGISGKLNQVWDLATQQTVPGRFGWKAGEPDVRQQSMGAFAGDMGLTSTLKPTTDCLTGQECDRFAHGGEPEVSDKIANFVVFYSKSLAVPARRNLGSATVQQGAKLFNETGCADCHTPNFKTGQVEDRPDLSNQIIWPYTDLLLHDMGPRLADGRGEFLASGNEWRTPPLWGIGLAQVVNPHSGFLHDGRARTFEEAILWHGGEARAAAERYRQMAAEDRQAIVDFLGSL from the coding sequence ATGACAAGATCGCTGGCTCTGCTACTTCTGCCCCTCCTCGTGTTGTCAGGACGCCCGGTGCTGGGCGCTGAAACCCACGCCGGCTTCCCTTTGCAGACCTCCCCGGACACCGGCGGTGAAGGTACCGTGGAGCAGGCGGACAGTAACGCGTTCTCTCTGCCCCAGGGCAACCTGTCCATGACCAAGCGCCTGGACTTCAGCGTCGGCAACAGTTTCTTCCGCAACCCCTGGGTCGAGGCGCCGGCCAGCACCGATGCCCGGGATGGCCTGGGTCCGCTGTTCAACACAAACTCCTGCCAGGGCTGTCACCTTAAGGACGGGCGCGGTCACCCGCCCAGCGCAAAAGCGCCGTCGGTCTCCCTGTTCCTGCGGCTCGCCGTACCTGCAGATCCCGTTGTGGATGCGGAACTGTTGCGCATGCACGGTTTCAAGCCCGCGCCGGTCTATGGCAGCCAGCTACAAACCGCCGCTTTGCCTGCCGCCAAGCCCGAGGCGGAACTGGTACTGACCTGGCAAACCGTGACTGAAGTGCTGGCGGACGGTACAGAGGTCGAATTACAAAAGCCCCAGTACAGTATCGAAAACGCCAATTACGGCCCGCTGCCGGAGGATCTTCTGATTTCCCCACGCGTCGCCCCCCAGATGATCGGGATGGGGTTGCTGGAGGCCATCCCCCTCGAAGCCATCAGGCAACGCGCTGACCCAGAGGACGCGGACGGCGATGGTATCTCGGGCAAGCTCAACCAGGTCTGGGACCTGGCGACACAACAGACGGTGCCGGGACGGTTCGGCTGGAAGGCAGGGGAGCCGGACGTTCGCCAGCAGAGCATGGGGGCGTTTGCCGGCGACATGGGGCTGACCTCAACACTGAAGCCAACGACGGACTGCCTGACCGGGCAGGAATGCGACAGGTTTGCCCACGGCGGTGAGCCCGAGGTCAGTGATAAAATCGCCAATTTCGTGGTGTTCTATTCCAAAAGCCTGGCGGTGCCGGCTCGACGTAACCTGGGCTCAGCCACCGTGCAGCAAGGCGCGAAACTCTTCAACGAAACGGGATGCGCCGACTGCCATACACCCAACTTCAAGACCGGGCAGGTTGAAGACCGGCCGGACCTGAGCAACCAGATTATCTGGCCCTATACCGATCTGCTCCTGCACGACATGGGCCCCCGCCTGGCTGATGGCCGGGGTGAGTTCCTGGCCAGCGGAAATGAATGGCGCACCCCGCCACTCTGGGGCATCGGCCTGGCCCAGGTGGTCAATCCACACTCCGGCTTCCTCCATGACGGTCGCGCCCGAACCTTTGAAGAGGCAATACTCTGGCATGGCGGCGAAGCCAGAGCGGCCGCAGAGCGATATCGGCAGATGGCCGCGGAAGATCGCCAGGCGATTGTCGACTTTCTCGGTTCGCTTTAG
- a CDS encoding imelysin family protein: protein MQTFLKHLCGSVLVLISAAAGAGPAETHLEARKQWHQSIQAAYQALEQRADAYAEAAGDYCSVPNDGARREAEQAWQQAFLAWQQVRFVDFGPVEHNNLAWQFQFWPDPKNLIARKASYILKSDDLISRDLIGLSGVAVQGFPMAEYLLFDEDLNNGDNALPATRTCSLLTAVAHHIAANSSQLNRDWAGFRDHYIGTDQYRDTTVRAGMTALEILEERRLAQPMGLRGTGKRSAYAADAWRSGTSLKTMEATVRGLEAHYLPGLAVLLKEAGEQQLADRIDAQFDEVLQNFPQLHAPIIELLSEDERFRELQAFYMDIAQLNTLVNDRAAVALGVVRGFNSSDGD from the coding sequence ATGCAGACTTTCTTGAAACACCTATGTGGCTCAGTTCTCGTGCTGATATCCGCTGCCGCGGGGGCCGGCCCAGCGGAGACCCACCTTGAAGCCAGAAAGCAATGGCATCAATCGATCCAGGCGGCCTACCAGGCCCTTGAGCAAAGAGCCGATGCGTATGCCGAAGCCGCTGGCGACTATTGTTCGGTTCCGAATGACGGTGCACGACGGGAGGCGGAACAGGCGTGGCAGCAAGCCTTTTTGGCCTGGCAACAGGTCCGCTTCGTCGACTTCGGCCCGGTGGAACACAATAACCTGGCCTGGCAGTTTCAGTTCTGGCCCGACCCGAAAAATCTTATTGCCCGCAAAGCCAGTTACATACTGAAGAGCGACGATCTGATCTCCAGGGATCTCATCGGCTTGTCAGGCGTTGCTGTCCAGGGTTTCCCCATGGCGGAATACCTGCTCTTCGATGAAGACTTGAACAACGGCGACAACGCCCTCCCCGCCACAAGGACCTGCAGCCTTCTGACCGCCGTCGCACACCACATCGCCGCGAACAGCAGCCAGCTCAACCGCGATTGGGCCGGCTTCCGGGACCACTACATCGGCACCGACCAGTACCGTGACACGACCGTGCGTGCCGGTATGACGGCCCTGGAGATACTGGAAGAGCGACGGCTGGCCCAGCCCATGGGCTTGCGCGGCACCGGTAAACGCTCAGCCTATGCGGCCGATGCCTGGCGCAGCGGCACCAGCCTGAAGACCATGGAGGCGACGGTCCGGGGGTTAGAAGCGCATTATCTACCGGGTCTGGCAGTGCTTCTGAAAGAGGCCGGTGAGCAGCAGCTGGCCGACCGCATTGACGCTCAGTTCGATGAGGTTCTGCAGAACTTTCCCCAGCTACATGCGCCCATCATCGAGCTGTTGTCTGAGGACGAACGGTTTCGTGAACTGCAGGCTTTCTACATGGATATAGCCCAGCTGAACACGTTGGTAAATGACCGGGCCGCCGTGGCGCTTGGCGTTGTACGGGGTTTCAATTCCAGCGACGGTGACTGA
- a CDS encoding DUF1513 domain-containing protein: MVNNPPSTTQPSRRQLLKAGVAGGIGATLLGCSLLPRKADHGPEHFTGAIGLPTGEYAVGAIDRQGRPLWQAPVGTRCHSGCNRPGAAQVLFFERRPGWSFYVFDQSSGARVQHVEAAPGEHFVGHGVFSPQGRWLYAAASRYDAGEGIIAVYDADNAYLRVDTFELGGIGPHQLTLHPDGETLVIGLGGILTHPDYDRIKLNLDTMDPALILMNRRSGQVIGRFHPSRHQQSARHVDVSPAGEVYVAYQYQGPLYQKPALLARLDRGELQEYRFDEDTQAALANYIASVIAHPENDLVAAASPVGGTAVIFEGRSGSLIARASIPDCAGVQALAGGDFLISTGQGKLVRLGASGVPQEIAQLPVYWDHHLV, encoded by the coding sequence GTGGTAAACAACCCCCCGTCAACAACACAACCCAGCCGTCGGCAGCTATTGAAAGCCGGCGTGGCCGGCGGAATTGGCGCAACGCTTTTGGGCTGCAGTCTCCTCCCACGCAAAGCCGACCACGGCCCCGAACACTTTACCGGGGCCATTGGACTGCCCACCGGCGAGTACGCCGTTGGCGCCATCGATCGGCAGGGGCGTCCGCTCTGGCAGGCCCCGGTGGGTACCCGCTGCCACAGCGGCTGCAATCGCCCCGGCGCAGCCCAGGTCCTGTTTTTCGAGCGCCGGCCCGGCTGGTCGTTTTACGTTTTTGATCAGTCCAGCGGCGCCCGCGTGCAGCATGTCGAAGCGGCACCGGGCGAGCACTTTGTCGGCCATGGCGTCTTCTCCCCGCAAGGGCGCTGGCTCTATGCCGCCGCCAGCCGCTATGACGCAGGCGAGGGTATAATCGCGGTGTACGATGCGGACAACGCTTACCTGCGCGTCGACACCTTTGAACTGGGCGGCATCGGCCCCCACCAGCTGACACTCCATCCGGACGGCGAAACCCTGGTAATAGGCCTGGGCGGCATTCTGACCCACCCGGACTACGACCGCATCAAGCTCAACCTCGATACCATGGACCCTGCGCTGATCCTTATGAACCGCCGCTCCGGGCAAGTCATCGGGCGATTTCATCCGTCCCGGCATCAGCAAAGTGCGCGGCATGTGGATGTGAGCCCGGCCGGTGAGGTGTACGTTGCCTATCAGTACCAGGGACCGCTCTACCAGAAGCCCGCGTTGCTCGCACGCCTGGACCGGGGCGAGTTGCAGGAATACCGCTTTGACGAAGATACCCAGGCGGCGCTGGCCAACTATATCGCCAGCGTGATCGCCCACCCTGAGAATGATCTGGTCGCGGCGGCTTCTCCGGTTGGCGGGACCGCCGTCATCTTTGAGGGGCGTAGCGGCAGCCTGATAGCGCGCGCGTCCATCCCGGACTGTGCCGGGGTGCAGGCGCTGGCGGGCGGTGACTTCCTGATCTCCACCGGGCAGGGCAAGCTGGTCCGCCTCGGCGCATCGGGCGTCCCGCAGGAGATCGCCCAACTGCCGGTGTACTGGGACCACCACCTCGTCTGA
- a CDS encoding DUF2218 domain-containing protein produces the protein MKTLKAHVSTPHGERYIARLCRHFSHKIPATWEGTRGEIHFDMGTCKLEANETALLLRAEAENGENVQTVADVTGSHLERFAAGGREGEKLTVAWAP, from the coding sequence ATGAAGACACTGAAGGCTCATGTTTCCACACCCCACGGCGAGCGTTACATCGCTCGACTGTGCCGACACTTCAGCCACAAGATTCCAGCGACCTGGGAGGGCACTCGGGGCGAAATACACTTCGACATGGGCACCTGCAAACTGGAAGCGAACGAGACCGCGCTGCTGCTTCGGGCTGAGGCCGAAAACGGAGAAAACGTACAAACTGTGGCGGACGTTACCGGCTCGCACCTCGAGCGCTTTGCGGCAGGCGGCCGGGAAGGGGAAAAACTGACCGTCGCCTGGGCGCCTTGA
- a CDS encoding ABC transporter ATP-binding protein: protein MKQKRGSNSELATNQSRLVAQKLTMAHGRRPVIDDLDLALPDGKVTAIVGPNGCGKSTLLNGLSRIHRQRAGAVLLDGHEIHSRPSREVARKLAMLPQETSAPEGMTVLDLIRFGRQPHQDWLRQWSREDQAAVQQALAAADVTELAERALDTLSGGQRQRAWIAMSIAQQTPLLLLDEPTSSLDLGHQVEVFELIRNLASAGKTIAMVVHDLVSACRYADHLVAMKDGAIVAQGEPGVVVTPKLIRLLYDIDCELMPDPITGAPLLFNVRRADLNGRTS from the coding sequence ATGAAGCAGAAGCGCGGCTCCAACAGTGAATTGGCAACTAACCAAAGCCGCCTTGTGGCACAAAAGCTGACCATGGCCCACGGTCGCCGTCCTGTTATTGATGATCTGGACCTGGCGCTACCCGACGGCAAAGTCACCGCGATCGTCGGGCCAAACGGGTGTGGCAAGTCGACGTTGCTCAATGGCCTGTCACGTATTCATCGCCAGCGAGCGGGTGCCGTCTTACTGGACGGCCACGAGATTCATAGCCGACCGTCGCGGGAGGTAGCCCGCAAACTGGCCATGCTGCCCCAGGAGACCTCTGCGCCAGAAGGCATGACCGTGCTGGATCTGATCCGCTTCGGCCGCCAGCCCCACCAGGACTGGCTAAGGCAGTGGTCGCGAGAAGACCAGGCCGCGGTGCAACAGGCCCTGGCAGCGGCGGACGTCACCGAGCTGGCGGAGCGGGCACTCGACACGCTATCCGGCGGCCAGCGCCAGCGCGCCTGGATCGCCATGAGCATCGCCCAGCAGACACCCCTGTTATTGCTGGACGAACCCACCTCATCACTCGATCTCGGTCATCAGGTAGAAGTGTTCGAGCTGATCCGCAATCTGGCCAGCGCCGGCAAAACCATTGCCATGGTAGTGCATGATCTGGTCAGTGCGTGCCGCTACGCCGACCATCTGGTGGCCATGAAAGACGGCGCTATCGTAGCGCAAGGTGAGCCGGGGGTGGTTGTCACGCCGAAGCTGATCCGCCTGCTTTACGACATCGATTGCGAACTGATGCCAGACCCGATCACTGGCGCGCCACTGCTGTTCAATGTGCGCCGCGCCGATCTTAACGGCAGGACCTCGTGA
- a CDS encoding FecCD family ABC transporter permease, which yields MRQPFQDQNGIFSQPPGYWHIFLPARLPPGRLNLLLDRRAALANLGLLFTLLMCAVASLSFGTVTLSAHQVLLALSGEGAPMHRFVIEELRLPRLVSAVLTGVAFALSGCLMQTLARNRLATPGIIGIDNAATAFAVASVVGTGISVAPPMMALTGAATATALAFGLAGRSGTQGYRFIITGLGIGAIAGAMTQLMLSRVAIDDANAAYPWTVGSLNARDPFAVQLLAGGLMLAWPLCLLLGRGLGTLQFPDAVAIGLGRRPGHIRSGGLVLSVLLTGLAVAVAGPVGMVALIAPEFARALNRPGYVPLLGAGLTGAIIMVLADLAGRVMLSPLEVPVGIVTALAGSPYLLWILLKRPSGKLG from the coding sequence ATGAGACAGCCTTTCCAGGATCAGAATGGTATTTTCAGTCAACCGCCGGGCTACTGGCATATCTTTTTGCCGGCCCGGTTGCCGCCCGGGCGTCTGAACCTGCTTCTTGATCGCCGCGCAGCGCTGGCCAACCTGGGGCTCCTCTTTACGCTGCTGATGTGTGCTGTCGCCAGCCTCTCTTTCGGTACGGTGACCCTGAGCGCGCACCAGGTGCTGCTGGCCCTGAGCGGTGAAGGTGCGCCAATGCACCGGTTTGTCATAGAAGAATTGCGTCTGCCCCGACTCGTCTCAGCGGTACTGACCGGTGTGGCCTTCGCTTTGTCCGGTTGCCTGATGCAGACCCTGGCCCGCAACCGGCTGGCAACCCCGGGCATCATTGGCATCGACAACGCTGCCACGGCTTTCGCGGTAGCTTCGGTGGTAGGTACGGGCATCAGTGTGGCCCCGCCCATGATGGCACTCACCGGCGCCGCTACGGCCACCGCGCTGGCGTTCGGGCTGGCGGGCCGGAGCGGGACCCAGGGCTACCGATTCATCATTACCGGGCTAGGGATCGGGGCCATTGCCGGGGCCATGACCCAGCTCATGCTGAGCCGCGTCGCAATTGACGATGCCAACGCCGCCTACCCCTGGACCGTGGGCAGCCTCAACGCAAGGGACCCGTTCGCGGTCCAGCTTCTCGCGGGCGGGCTGATGCTGGCCTGGCCCTTGTGCCTGCTGCTTGGCCGCGGCCTGGGAACCCTGCAGTTTCCGGATGCGGTGGCGATCGGACTGGGCAGGCGACCGGGGCATATCCGTAGCGGCGGTCTTGTCTTGTCGGTACTGCTGACCGGATTGGCGGTTGCAGTGGCGGGTCCGGTCGGCATGGTGGCGTTGATCGCGCCGGAATTTGCCCGCGCCCTGAATCGTCCGGGCTATGTGCCTCTGCTGGGCGCCGGGCTGACCGGGGCTATCATCATGGTGCTGGCGGATCTGGCGGGCAGGGTGATGCTCTCGCCGCTGGAGGTTCCGGTGGGAATAGTTACGGCGCTTGCAGGCAGCCCCTACCTGCTCTGGATACTCCTGAAACGACCCTCGGGAAAACTGGGATGA
- a CDS encoding FecCD family ABC transporter permease, producing the protein MRRTMTTRPQSVCTKAFGLAVLVLLMTAGASLILGAGPVPIADALAALGGGGSEEARFVLVELRLPRLAVGITTGLALGVAGALLQALTRNPLAEPGLLGVSAGSAFAVSLAIMLGASTVTLTTLVAQGGALAGCSFVIAAARMKGLGNDPIRLVLAGATLSGLLLALTSLLMLADQRAADEIRFWVTGSIAGRQWPQLLAALPTLLLGGVIVVAVAQPLASLTLGERVAVGLGQHPGRVRLLVVLAVALLVGAATALAGPLVFVGMVVPFLARALAGADIRKTLWLCLPVGPAVLVLADTVSRLVAAPSELPLGVVTALIGAPVLLAIVRARRMPTL; encoded by the coding sequence GTGCGACGAACGATGACCACGCGCCCCCAAAGTGTCTGCACGAAAGCGTTCGGTCTCGCTGTGTTGGTGCTGCTTATGACCGCCGGCGCCAGTCTGATACTGGGCGCCGGGCCGGTGCCGATTGCGGACGCTCTGGCAGCGCTGGGCGGTGGCGGCAGCGAAGAAGCCCGGTTTGTGCTGGTTGAGCTGCGCCTGCCCCGGCTTGCCGTGGGCATCACTACCGGGCTGGCCCTGGGGGTTGCAGGGGCCCTGCTGCAGGCTTTGACCCGAAACCCGTTGGCCGAGCCGGGACTGCTCGGGGTCAGCGCCGGCAGTGCCTTTGCCGTATCGCTGGCGATCATGCTGGGCGCGAGTACAGTCACCCTGACTACGCTGGTCGCCCAGGGGGGTGCGCTGGCAGGCTGTTCCTTCGTCATTGCTGCGGCACGCATGAAGGGTCTGGGTAATGACCCCATCCGACTGGTGCTCGCTGGTGCTACCTTGTCCGGCCTGTTGCTGGCCTTGACCTCTCTGCTGATGCTCGCGGACCAGCGTGCTGCCGACGAAATACGTTTCTGGGTCACGGGCAGTATTGCTGGTCGGCAGTGGCCTCAACTGCTGGCGGCGCTGCCAACGCTGCTGCTGGGCGGGGTGATCGTGGTCGCAGTGGCGCAACCACTGGCGTCGCTAACACTGGGCGAGCGCGTGGCGGTCGGGTTAGGGCAACACCCGGGCCGCGTTCGCCTGCTGGTAGTGCTCGCGGTTGCGCTTCTGGTTGGCGCTGCCACCGCACTGGCCGGACCGCTGGTCTTTGTCGGTATGGTAGTGCCATTTCTGGCCCGGGCTCTGGCCGGCGCAGATATCCGCAAGACGCTCTGGCTTTGCCTGCCCGTAGGCCCAGCGGTGCTGGTACTGGCTGACACCGTCTCCCGACTGGTTGCAGCGCCGTCAGAGTTGCCGCTTGGCGTGGTCACCGCATTGATCGGTGCGCCTGTGCTGCTCGCCATTGTCCGGGCCAGAAGGATGCCGACGTTATGA
- a CDS encoding ABC transporter substrate-binding protein, whose amino-acid sequence MTLYEGALDTAIATGAEPVGAVITRGGTSVASYIQPLADDIEIVGAPGETNLEAVLASQPDIILAPGWTSPQQYRLLSLIAPTVAPDVPPYQSDSWIRETRIFARALGREAQGEAAIDKVQRRIAEVAKLVAANVPEGQRDAAIVRWMPQGALVMSPGIFSATLLAAVGFDVSDAGLVNAGRPHSHPLSEENLSAIDQSWLFLATLNKDGKEALDAASRSPAFRRLQAVENGQVVAVDGQEWTSASGPLVAGQILDAVAAAVSGRKP is encoded by the coding sequence GTGACCCTGTACGAAGGCGCGCTGGACACGGCAATCGCTACGGGCGCCGAGCCAGTGGGCGCGGTTATCACCCGCGGTGGGACCTCGGTAGCCAGCTATATCCAGCCGTTGGCTGACGATATCGAGATTGTCGGCGCGCCCGGGGAAACCAACCTGGAGGCGGTGCTCGCATCGCAACCGGACATTATCCTTGCACCGGGCTGGACCAGCCCCCAGCAGTACCGGTTGCTTTCGTTGATCGCGCCAACGGTGGCACCGGACGTGCCCCCGTATCAGAGCGATAGCTGGATCAGGGAGACACGAATTTTTGCCAGGGCGCTAGGGCGTGAGGCGCAGGGTGAGGCCGCAATCGATAAGGTGCAGCGACGCATCGCTGAGGTGGCGAAGCTGGTGGCTGCCAATGTGCCCGAAGGGCAGCGGGATGCAGCTATTGTCCGCTGGATGCCCCAGGGCGCCCTTGTCATGAGCCCGGGGATTTTCTCGGCCACGTTACTGGCCGCTGTCGGCTTTGACGTCAGCGACGCCGGGCTGGTCAACGCGGGGCGGCCTCACAGTCACCCGCTAAGCGAGGAGAACCTCTCCGCCATCGACCAGAGCTGGCTGTTTCTGGCGACGCTGAACAAAGACGGCAAAGAAGCACTGGACGCGGCTTCCAGGTCGCCTGCTTTCCGTCGCCTGCAGGCAGTAGAAAACGGGCAGGTTGTTGCGGTGGATGGTCAGGAGTGGACGAGTGCTTCGGGCCCTCTCGTGGCCGGGCAGATCCTGGACGCCGTAGCGGCTGCGGTCAGCGGCCGCAAGCCTTGA
- a CDS encoding ligand-gated channel protein, which translates to MKSPFSVHAPRPLPLVSLVSLSLTSLGLAAQEPLVLDELVVTASGYEQQVVDAPASISVISREEIERGAFRDVTDVLRDVPGVIVTGGGSGDRGADITMRGMPSSYTLMLVDGKRVSSRESRPNGSAGFEQDWLPPMGAIERIEVIRGPMSTLYGSDALGGVINVITRKVPQQWGGELQLDTVLQEDQDSGNIYQTNFFVGGPLATDLLGLQIYGRQYTREEDQIIDGYEEKQLQSVTGRLSFTPTEDHDFMLESGIVDQHRRGFMGVSEPTEDCGRGGCSDSESEHFRKFYALSHTGRWSFGNTDSYVQRESTHNESRDIEITNTLAKSSVVVPLGDHIVSLGTSYEEEELKDQTTNQISDRTRVEGSQWALFAEDEWLLTEDFSLTGGVRLDDDENYGSHVSPRLYGVWGFAPRWTVKGGVSTGFRSPNLREVTPDWGQISRGGDVYGNPDLEPETSVSKEISLHYRVPGGFSSNVTVFHNDFEDKITRVACPATVCTDGPNQFGSDPTTRVNVDEAITRGVEFALRAPIISSLEIDTSYTYTDSEQKSGEYEGEPLTQLPKHIATVSLRWFLNERVSPWLSATYRGEESQPNTGPSQDALVAPSYTLVDTGLGYQLTDEAEVKAGVYNLLDKSVTTEEYGLVEDGRRYWLALNIGF; encoded by the coding sequence ATGAAATCACCGTTTTCCGTTCACGCCCCCAGGCCCTTGCCTCTGGTTTCGCTGGTCTCGTTGAGCCTGACATCGCTCGGACTCGCAGCCCAGGAGCCGTTGGTCCTCGACGAGCTGGTGGTTACCGCCAGCGGCTACGAGCAACAGGTGGTGGACGCGCCGGCCTCTATCAGCGTCATCAGCCGGGAAGAGATCGAGCGCGGTGCGTTTCGGGATGTCACTGATGTACTGAGAGATGTGCCCGGGGTGATTGTTACTGGCGGCGGCTCCGGCGACAGAGGGGCGGATATCACCATGCGCGGGATGCCCAGCAGCTACACGCTGATGCTGGTGGATGGCAAGCGGGTGTCCAGCCGGGAGAGCCGACCCAATGGCAGCGCCGGGTTTGAGCAGGACTGGCTGCCACCGATGGGTGCAATTGAACGCATCGAGGTCATTCGCGGGCCCATGTCGACGCTGTATGGCTCGGACGCACTCGGCGGCGTCATCAACGTGATTACCCGCAAAGTGCCTCAGCAGTGGGGCGGGGAGCTGCAGCTGGACACGGTTCTGCAGGAAGATCAGGATTCTGGCAATATCTACCAGACCAACTTCTTTGTTGGCGGGCCGCTCGCGACCGATCTGCTGGGTCTGCAGATCTATGGCCGGCAGTACACCCGAGAGGAAGATCAGATCATCGACGGCTATGAGGAAAAGCAGCTGCAGAGTGTTACCGGCCGGCTTTCCTTCACCCCCACCGAGGACCATGACTTCATGCTGGAAAGCGGCATCGTCGACCAGCACCGGCGCGGCTTCATGGGGGTCTCCGAGCCCACGGAAGACTGTGGCAGAGGCGGCTGTTCTGACTCAGAATCCGAGCATTTCCGTAAGTTCTACGCGCTGTCTCATACTGGACGATGGTCCTTTGGGAACACGGATTCCTATGTCCAGCGTGAATCCACCCATAACGAAAGCCGTGATATCGAGATCACCAACACGCTCGCCAAGTCCAGTGTTGTGGTCCCGCTAGGCGACCACATCGTTTCCCTTGGCACCAGCTATGAAGAAGAAGAGTTGAAGGATCAGACCACTAACCAGATTTCCGACCGGACCCGGGTGGAGGGTTCCCAATGGGCTTTGTTTGCAGAGGATGAGTGGCTGTTAACAGAAGACTTCTCGCTGACCGGCGGGGTGCGCCTGGATGATGATGAGAATTATGGCAGCCATGTCAGCCCAAGGCTCTACGGAGTATGGGGCTTTGCGCCGCGCTGGACGGTCAAAGGCGGCGTGTCCACGGGCTTCCGTTCGCCAAATCTTCGCGAAGTGACGCCGGACTGGGGCCAGATCAGCCGGGGTGGGGACGTCTACGGCAACCCGGATCTGGAGCCTGAGACCTCCGTGTCCAAGGAAATTTCCCTGCACTATCGGGTACCGGGTGGCTTCAGCAGCAACGTGACCGTTTTTCATAATGACTTTGAAGACAAAATTACCCGCGTCGCCTGCCCAGCCACTGTCTGCACAGACGGACCCAACCAGTTTGGCTCCGATCCGACCACGCGCGTCAACGTGGACGAAGCCATTACCCGGGGCGTGGAGTTTGCTTTGCGCGCACCTATCATCAGCAGCCTCGAGATCGACACCAGCTATACCTACACCGATTCCGAACAGAAATCCGGTGAATACGAGGGCGAGCCACTGACCCAGTTGCCCAAGCATATTGCCACAGTGTCCCTGCGCTGGTTCCTCAACGAACGCGTCTCACCCTGGCTATCGGCCACTTACCGCGGCGAAGAAAGCCAGCCCAATACCGGGCCCTCCCAGGATGCACTGGTGGCGCCCTCGTACACCCTGGTGGATACCGGGCTGGGCTACCAACTGACTGACGAGGCCGAAGTTAAGGCCGGGGTCTATAACCTGCTCGATAAATCTGTCACCACCGAAGAATACGGTCTGGTTGAGGATGGTCGACGTTACTGGCTGGCGCTGAATATTGGCTTCTGA
- a CDS encoding LysR family transcriptional regulator has protein sequence MYDLKELEAFAAVVASGSLSLTSREMNLPKSTLSRRIRQLEASIGQPLLRREANQLTPNDAGLIFYKYCVEMLTLARQSAEALNELRREVTGELVIRSHEALMRGWLAQAVERFMSQHQAVNIRVHTQTSAPSGQAGHKSRDSGGRDNICLWLGQLGQSPLRQELLGSLSQGIYAHPDYLDAHGRPETPNDLHRHHWINRLGRPDGTKALALHHSVHGAFAMQPPATCIQFDQYCLQGDAIVRKQGLGLLPHWMVEQRLRAHPGTLELCLPEWQGPALPVWLLYPHGTLPRRTRAFLTHLREALPAGWNSQQHAA, from the coding sequence ATGTATGACCTCAAAGAGCTTGAAGCCTTTGCTGCTGTGGTGGCGTCAGGGAGTCTGAGTCTGACTTCCCGTGAGATGAACCTGCCCAAGTCCACGCTGAGTCGCCGCATACGGCAGCTGGAAGCCAGTATTGGCCAGCCCCTGCTAAGGCGGGAGGCCAACCAGCTCACGCCCAACGACGCCGGGCTCATCTTCTATAAATACTGCGTGGAGATGCTCACGCTGGCGCGGCAGAGCGCAGAGGCGCTGAACGAATTACGTCGGGAGGTCACCGGCGAGTTGGTCATTCGGTCCCATGAGGCACTGATGCGCGGTTGGCTGGCCCAGGCAGTGGAACGCTTCATGTCTCAGCATCAGGCAGTCAACATACGCGTGCACACCCAAACCAGCGCGCCATCGGGCCAGGCTGGCCATAAGAGTCGTGATAGTGGGGGGCGCGACAACATCTGTCTGTGGTTAGGGCAACTGGGGCAAAGCCCCCTGCGGCAGGAATTGCTGGGGTCCCTGAGCCAGGGCATCTATGCCCATCCCGACTATCTTGATGCCCACGGCCGACCCGAAACGCCCAATGATCTGCACAGGCATCACTGGATTAATCGGCTTGGCAGACCCGACGGCACCAAGGCCCTGGCGCTCCACCACAGTGTCCACGGCGCCTTTGCAATGCAGCCGCCCGCCACCTGTATCCAGTTCGACCAGTACTGCCTGCAAGGGGATGCAATCGTCCGCAAACAGGGCCTGGGGCTTTTGCCCCACTGGATGGTGGAACAGCGACTACGGGCGCATCCGGGTACGCTGGAGTTGTGCCTGCCGGAGTGGCAAGGTCCCGCCCTGCCGGTCTGGCTGCTCTACCCCCACGGCACGTTACCCCGCCGCACCCGGGCATTTCTGACGCATCTGCGCGAAGCGCTGCCCGCTGGCTGGAATAGCCAGCAGCACGCCGCCTGA